In the Ferroacidibacillus organovorans genome, one interval contains:
- a CDS encoding carbohydrate ABC transporter permease, whose product MMTTPNEISPARKKKVRRKNQPVAYLYLGPALISIAILGIAPLLYTVYIAFTNFDMYHFTSYQFVGLQNFIDIINGPYLSVFEPVFVWTIVFAVTTTLANYLVGLFVAVLLNNEHMKESNIYRAILIVPWAVPALITQLSWSNLLNKDYGPINQFLHIFGIHSIPWLTDPFWAKVSVLLVNLWLGYPYMMSVCLGALQAVPKDLYEAAQIDGANWWQQFFYVTIPAIWKITIPLIIPSFAFNFNNFNAIYALTQGGPARPDTQFAGYTDILISAAYKMSLTFNKFEIAAALSVLVFILVGAISLIQMKASGAFQEAD is encoded by the coding sequence ATGATGACCACACCCAATGAAATTTCACCCGCGCGCAAAAAAAAGGTGCGTCGAAAAAATCAGCCTGTCGCTTATCTATACCTTGGCCCTGCGCTGATCTCGATTGCGATACTCGGAATCGCCCCCCTTCTCTACACCGTGTATATCGCATTTACAAACTTTGACATGTATCATTTTACTTCCTATCAATTCGTCGGGTTGCAAAATTTTATCGACATCATTAACGGACCGTATTTAAGCGTGTTTGAGCCAGTCTTTGTCTGGACGATTGTCTTTGCCGTGACAACGACGCTCGCAAACTACCTCGTAGGATTGTTCGTGGCTGTGCTTTTAAACAATGAGCACATGAAAGAGTCTAACATCTACCGCGCGATCCTTATCGTGCCTTGGGCCGTCCCTGCTCTGATCACCCAATTGAGCTGGTCAAACCTTCTCAATAAAGACTATGGTCCAATCAACCAGTTCCTGCACATTTTTGGCATTCACTCGATTCCTTGGCTCACCGATCCATTTTGGGCGAAAGTCTCTGTCTTGCTCGTGAATTTATGGCTCGGCTACCCCTACATGATGAGTGTGTGCCTTGGAGCCCTGCAGGCTGTTCCAAAAGATCTGTACGAGGCGGCGCAGATTGACGGCGCAAACTGGTGGCAGCAGTTTTTTTACGTCACCATCCCAGCCATCTGGAAGATCACCATTCCGCTGATCATTCCAAGTTTCGCGTTTAATTTCAATAATTTCAATGCGATTTACGCGTTGACACAAGGTGGTCCGGCGCGGCCAGACACGCAGTTTGCCGGGTATACGGATATTTTGATCAGCGCCGCATACAAAATGTCGCTCACCTTCAACAAATTTGAAATCGCGGCAGCGCTATCCGTTTTGGTGTTCATACTCGTTGGAGCCATCAGCCTGATTCAGATGAAGGCATCTGGCGCATTTCAGGAGGCGGATTGA